One genomic window of Fibrobacter sp. UWT2 includes the following:
- a CDS encoding ATP-dependent Clp protease proteolytic subunit, with translation MADCNEKKENAPSEIMKKAEEFLASKRKIFLWGGVDDESAERIVKELLYLDSLNHEDIYFFINSPGGVISSGLAIYDCMNAIQSDVVTVCCGQAASMGAVLLTSGAKGKRYAWPNARIMIHQPLIHGEIVAPASDIQIQAEEMLRIRNITGKILAETSGHTMEEIDRDTERDNFMSAEEAKAYGLVDKVESIV, from the coding sequence ATGGCAGATTGCAACGAAAAGAAAGAGAATGCCCCTTCCGAGATCATGAAGAAGGCTGAAGAATTCCTTGCCTCCAAGCGCAAAATTTTCTTGTGGGGCGGTGTCGATGACGAAAGCGCCGAACGTATTGTGAAGGAACTCTTGTACCTGGATTCCTTGAACCACGAAGACATCTATTTCTTCATCAACAGCCCGGGTGGCGTGATTTCTAGCGGCCTTGCCATTTATGACTGCATGAACGCTATCCAGAGCGATGTGGTCACGGTTTGCTGCGGCCAGGCAGCCTCCATGGGCGCCGTGCTTTTGACTTCGGGTGCGAAGGGCAAGCGTTATGCTTGGCCGAACGCCCGTATCATGATTCACCAGCCGCTCATTCACGGTGAAATTGTCGCCCCCGCAAGCGATATCCAGATTCAGGCCGAAGAAATGCTCCGTATCCGCAACATTACGGGCAAGATTCTTGCTGAAACCTCTGGCCACACCATGGAAGAAATCGACCGCGACACGGAACGCGACAACTTTATGAGCGCCGAAGAAGCCAAGGCCTACGGCCTGGTCGACAAGGTCGAAAGCATCGTTTAA
- a CDS encoding 1-acyl-sn-glycerol-3-phosphate acyltransferase — MAFFRAIFYYLFIAVGLFVVGIPFMFYKGVLCRRWADSTRVCIPFFNVLFKLSGIKVEIVGKENIPDHKKFVLIANHQSFLDINVIWPSITMTSFIAKAELWKIPVFGWVLTKIGCIPVHRNPRKNLGMGATVKKRLEDNVTISVFPEGHRSNDGHMLPFQNGIFRMAKENEFPLLPVTIVDSGKRLSKTKWAQTPGVVKIVVHPLQTPESFRDKSVAQLRDEMHNMISSALPYRQNAQQEA; from the coding sequence ATGGCATTTTTCCGTGCAATTTTCTATTACCTGTTCATCGCAGTCGGGCTTTTCGTTGTTGGCATTCCCTTCATGTTCTACAAAGGCGTTCTTTGCAGGCGCTGGGCCGACAGCACCCGCGTATGTATCCCATTTTTCAATGTGCTTTTCAAACTCTCGGGAATCAAGGTCGAAATCGTAGGCAAGGAAAACATCCCGGACCACAAGAAATTCGTGCTTATCGCGAACCACCAGAGTTTTTTGGACATCAATGTGATTTGGCCATCGATTACCATGACATCGTTCATTGCGAAGGCGGAACTCTGGAAGATTCCCGTGTTCGGCTGGGTCTTGACTAAAATCGGCTGCATTCCGGTGCACAGGAACCCGCGCAAAAATCTGGGCATGGGCGCCACAGTGAAAAAGCGCCTCGAAGACAACGTGACGATTTCCGTGTTCCCCGAAGGCCACCGCAGCAACGACGGACACATGCTCCCGTTCCAAAACGGCATTTTCCGCATGGCCAAGGAAAACGAATTCCCGCTCCTGCCGGTGACGATTGTCGATAGCGGCAAGCGGCTTTCCAAGACCAAGTGGGCACAGACTCCGGGTGTGGTCAAGATCGTGGTTCACCCGCTGCAGACGCCCGAAAGCTTTAGAGACAAATCCGTCGCCCAGTTGCGCGACGAAATGCACAACATGATTTCATCCGCTTTGCCTTACAGACAAAACGCCCAACAGGAGGCTTAG
- a CDS encoding ribonuclease R family protein: MAQHLPSEEQIIAILRDEPMVGSRLRSALGLPKKQKMAFKQMLADMVDRGLLKRTSHKEYQLGDGETVEEKREKRVKKIAEQYPEDNRRPGARSRRQNDKENETRVKRGILHQTGEEEWEVHELDTGKVYEMCHRRQAPGKEGETISFTLYPHPKLKHSYLAKVDRTAEAMNISWDEVKTKFMEDANLPKDFSPAIKKYVDGVKEPCGKDFKGRVDYRQLTILCIDPDGAMDHDDAISVERTAKGGYRLGVHIADVSYYVPEGSELDEEALERSYTQYLPWTAVPMLPEKLSSNVCSLHQGVDRCAFTCMMELDKHANVLSWDFHRSIVKITKSITYEQAMEMMKNGDDDIKALAEVTALLKQNRTKDGLLEFQSTEFGCKFNEKGEPEKIFPRTTDESNSWVEECMLIANNCCAKELKKRKLQGIYRIHEAPDTKDIMELYYMYPDLFKDSPVMLRDLGKPRSGDTNLNPTAFKLYEHLVKRAAGDETLTNRILRSMQKAHYDSNSFGHFALNWQDYAHFTSPIRRYADLWCHRELARKGAEITAERKNSVIEVCDLISANEVKNQKTERIAIKVCSCWILKSHIGDDFEATVSGIEEWGIYVSIADPIAEGLVRFRDIAGDDFYVFNPDQGLAFGKKSGRTFRRGDKVLVRLLRVDPLRGQADFSIIEKLSSEPKKRRRQGEDDYRNRDVRERADRAAAAEALGYVSQPDEDFDDDVPEFVSAHSHMNRGGRGKSRGGRFDSNAPSFERRGSRSRGGRNDRGDDREGFHVASKPRKGGSRKGAGRSQRRR; encoded by the coding sequence ATGGCCCAGCATTTACCTAGTGAAGAACAGATTATTGCCATTTTACGCGACGAACCGATGGTCGGTAGCCGCCTGCGCAGCGCACTCGGTCTCCCCAAAAAGCAGAAGATGGCCTTTAAGCAGATGCTCGCCGACATGGTGGACCGCGGGCTTTTGAAGCGTACCAGCCACAAGGAATACCAGCTGGGCGATGGCGAAACTGTCGAAGAAAAGCGCGAAAAGCGCGTGAAGAAGATTGCGGAACAGTACCCCGAAGACAATCGCCGTCCGGGTGCCCGCAGCCGCAGGCAGAACGACAAGGAAAACGAAACCCGCGTGAAGCGCGGCATTCTGCACCAGACCGGCGAAGAAGAATGGGAAGTGCACGAACTCGATACCGGCAAGGTGTACGAGATGTGCCACCGCAGACAGGCCCCGGGCAAGGAAGGCGAAACCATCAGCTTTACGCTGTACCCGCACCCGAAACTCAAGCACAGCTACCTCGCCAAGGTAGACCGCACCGCCGAAGCCATGAACATCAGCTGGGACGAAGTCAAGACCAAGTTCATGGAAGATGCGAACTTGCCGAAGGACTTCAGTCCCGCTATCAAGAAGTATGTGGACGGCGTCAAGGAACCGTGCGGCAAGGACTTCAAGGGCCGCGTGGATTACAGACAGCTCACGATTCTCTGTATTGACCCCGATGGTGCCATGGACCATGACGACGCCATTAGCGTGGAACGCACCGCAAAGGGCGGCTACAGGCTGGGCGTGCACATTGCCGACGTGAGCTACTACGTGCCGGAAGGTTCCGAGCTCGACGAAGAAGCTCTGGAACGCAGCTACACGCAGTACTTGCCGTGGACCGCCGTGCCGATGCTCCCGGAAAAGCTTTCGAGCAATGTATGTAGTTTGCACCAGGGCGTTGACCGCTGCGCATTCACTTGCATGATGGAACTCGACAAGCACGCGAACGTGCTCAGCTGGGATTTCCACCGCAGTATCGTGAAGATTACCAAGTCCATCACCTACGAACAGGCGATGGAAATGATGAAGAACGGCGACGACGATATCAAGGCGCTCGCCGAAGTGACCGCGCTCCTGAAACAAAACCGCACCAAGGACGGCCTGCTGGAATTCCAGAGCACCGAATTCGGCTGCAAGTTCAACGAAAAGGGCGAACCGGAAAAGATTTTCCCGCGCACCACCGACGAATCGAATTCGTGGGTGGAAGAATGCATGCTCATTGCGAACAACTGCTGCGCCAAGGAACTCAAGAAACGCAAGCTCCAGGGCATTTACCGTATTCATGAAGCGCCGGATACCAAGGACATCATGGAATTGTACTACATGTACCCGGATCTGTTCAAGGATTCTCCGGTGATGTTGCGCGACCTGGGCAAGCCCCGCAGCGGCGACACGAACTTGAACCCGACGGCATTCAAGCTTTACGAACACTTGGTGAAGCGTGCCGCGGGCGACGAGACTTTGACCAACCGCATTCTGCGCAGCATGCAGAAGGCACATTACGACAGCAACAGCTTTGGCCACTTCGCCTTGAACTGGCAGGACTACGCACACTTTACCAGCCCGATTCGCCGTTACGCCGACTTGTGGTGTCACCGTGAACTCGCGCGCAAGGGCGCCGAAATTACCGCCGAACGCAAGAACAGCGTGATCGAAGTCTGCGACCTGATTTCGGCAAACGAAGTCAAGAACCAGAAAACCGAACGCATTGCAATCAAGGTGTGCAGCTGCTGGATTTTGAAGAGCCACATCGGCGATGACTTCGAGGCAACCGTCTCGGGCATCGAGGAATGGGGCATCTACGTTTCTATCGCAGACCCGATTGCCGAAGGCCTGGTGCGCTTCCGCGATATCGCCGGTGACGACTTCTACGTATTCAATCCGGATCAGGGACTTGCCTTCGGCAAGAAGAGCGGGCGTACGTTCCGCCGCGGCGACAAGGTGCTGGTGCGCCTTTTGAGGGTGGACCCTCTGCGCGGTCAGGCGGACTTCAGCATTATCGAAAAGCTCTCTAGCGAACCGAAGAAGCGCCGCCGTCAGGGTGAAGATGACTACCGCAACCGCGACGTTCGCGAACGCGCTGACCGCGCCGCCGCGGCGGAAGCCCTCGGTTACGTAAGCCAGCCCGACGAAGACTTTGACGATGACGTTCCGGAATTCGTTTCGGCACACAGCCACATGAACCGTGGCGGCCGCGGAAAATCCCGCGGCGGCAGGTTCGATTCTAACGCTCCGAGTTTCGAACGCCGCGGCTCTCGCAGCAGAGGCGGACGCAACGATCGTGGCGATGACCGCGAAGGATTCCACGTCGCAAGCAAACCGCGTAAGGGAGGTTCCCGCAAGGGTGCCGGTCGCAGCCAAAGAAGAAGGTAA